One Culturomica massiliensis DNA window includes the following coding sequences:
- a CDS encoding GtrA family protein has translation MSITIKELGAGLYSKYRNLILYGVIGVLSVSIDFAVFGVLTYFFPDYYILANVISVNCGIINSFLLNRHFNFKVKNKSVFRFMIFYVVGIMGLLISSGLLYLMVDLGNMNLLISKGATIFVVTLFQFILNKNVTFRQNG, from the coding sequence ATGTCAATCACAATAAAAGAATTAGGAGCAGGACTGTATTCTAAATACCGCAATCTGATATTGTATGGAGTTATCGGCGTATTGAGTGTATCTATCGATTTTGCCGTATTTGGGGTACTGACTTATTTTTTCCCGGATTATTACATATTGGCTAATGTCATCAGTGTCAACTGCGGTATTATCAATAGTTTTTTGTTGAACCGGCATTTTAATTTTAAAGTGAAAAACAAATCTGTTTTTCGTTTTATGATATTTTATGTTGTCGGGATCATGGGATTGCTGATCAGTTCCGGGTTGTTGTATTTGATGGTCGATCTGGGAAATATGAACTTGCTGATATCGAAAGGGGCTACCATTTTTGTAGTCACTCTCTTTCAGTTTATTTTGAATAAAAATGTTACATTCAGACAAAATGGATAA